A portion of the Micromonospora tarapacensis genome contains these proteins:
- the hisG gene encoding ATP phosphoribosyltransferase → MLRVAVPNKGALASSAAEMLREAGYRQRTDPKDLVCRDQANDLEFFYLRPKDIATYVGSGDLDAGVTGRDLLIDSGAPAEEVLDLNFGRATFRFAARPDDVDDVRELGGHRIATAYPGLVERHLAELGVKAEVIRLDGAVENAIRLGVADVVADVVETGATLRQAGLVVFGEPLLHSSAVLVGRTGAAPHPQAEQLLRRLHGVLVARRYVMLAYDVPAGLLDRASSLTPGIESPTVSPLHREGWVAVQAMVLREDVHRIMDELYELGARAILVTNIHACRL, encoded by the coding sequence ATGCTGCGTGTCGCCGTACCCAACAAGGGCGCCCTGGCCTCCTCGGCCGCCGAGATGCTGCGCGAGGCGGGCTACCGCCAGCGCACCGACCCCAAGGACCTGGTCTGCCGGGACCAGGCGAACGATCTCGAGTTCTTCTACCTGCGGCCGAAGGACATCGCCACCTACGTCGGCTCCGGTGACCTGGACGCGGGTGTCACCGGCCGCGACCTGTTGATCGACTCCGGTGCGCCGGCGGAGGAGGTCCTCGATCTGAACTTCGGCCGGGCCACCTTCCGCTTCGCGGCCCGGCCCGACGACGTGGACGACGTCCGGGAGCTCGGCGGGCACCGGATCGCCACCGCGTACCCGGGGCTGGTCGAGCGGCACCTCGCCGAGTTGGGCGTCAAGGCCGAGGTGATCCGCCTCGACGGCGCGGTGGAGAACGCCATCCGCCTGGGCGTCGCCGACGTGGTGGCCGACGTGGTGGAGACCGGCGCCACCCTGCGTCAGGCCGGTCTGGTGGTCTTCGGCGAGCCGCTGCTGCACTCCTCGGCGGTGCTGGTGGGGCGCACCGGAGCGGCACCCCACCCGCAGGCCGAGCAGCTGCTGCGCCGGCTGCACGGGGTGCTGGTCGCCCGCCGCTACGTGATGCTCGCCTACGACGTGCCGGCCGGGCTGCTGGACCGGGCCAGCTCGCTGACCCCGGGCATCGAGTCGCCCACCGTCTCACCGCTGCACCGCGAGGGTTGGGTGGCGGTGCAGGCCATGGTGCTCCGCGAGGACGTGCACCGGATCATGGACGAGCTCTACGAGCTGGGCGCCCGGGCGATCCTGGTCACCAACATCCACGCCTGTCGGCTGTGA
- the rplT gene encoding 50S ribosomal protein L20, which yields MARVKRAVNAQKKRRTLLETASGYRGQRSRLYRKAKEQVLHSMQYAYRDRRDRKGDFRQLWIQRINAGARANGMTYNRLIQGLRLAGIEVDRKILADLAVNDAAAFAAIVELARAAVAAEGTGGAAAQAA from the coding sequence ATGGCACGCGTCAAGCGGGCTGTGAACGCCCAGAAGAAGCGCCGAACCCTGCTGGAGACCGCGAGCGGCTACCGCGGTCAGCGCTCCCGGCTGTACCGCAAGGCCAAGGAGCAGGTGCTGCACTCGATGCAGTACGCCTACCGGGACCGTCGTGACCGCAAGGGCGACTTCCGGCAGCTGTGGATCCAGCGGATCAACGCGGGCGCCCGCGCCAACGGGATGACCTACAACCGCCTGATCCAGGGCCTGCGGCTGGCCGGCATCGAGGTCGACCGCAAGATCCTGGCCGATCTGGCCGTCAACGACGCCGCCGCGTTCGCGGCGATCGTCGAGTTGGCCCGCGCCGCGGTCGCGGCCGAGGGCACCGGCGGCGCGGCGGCCCAGGCCGCCTGA
- a CDS encoding TrmH family RNA methyltransferase, whose protein sequence is MPFTPRTPRVVAARRLQRRREREATGRFLAEGPQAVREALIRPRTVVELFGTPASLDRYADLVAAAGADVPVTEVTDDALAALAETVAPQGLVAVCRHVDGPLDAALASSPRLVAVLAGIRDPGNAGTVLRTADAAGAAAVVFAGDAVDPYNGKCVRASAGSLFHVDVVREREPASVVAAVRAAGLTVLAATGHGEDDLDELADAGRLAAPTAWLFGTEAHGLPGELADAADARVRVPLHGRAESLNLAAAAAVCLYASARALR, encoded by the coding sequence ATGCCCTTCACACCGCGTACGCCCCGGGTGGTCGCCGCCCGCCGGCTCCAGCGCCGCCGGGAGCGCGAGGCCACCGGCCGGTTCCTGGCCGAGGGACCGCAGGCGGTCCGCGAGGCCCTGATCCGCCCGCGCACCGTCGTCGAACTGTTCGGCACTCCCGCCAGCCTCGACCGGTACGCCGACCTCGTGGCCGCCGCCGGTGCCGACGTACCCGTCACCGAGGTGACCGACGACGCCCTCGCGGCCCTCGCCGAGACCGTCGCCCCGCAGGGCCTGGTGGCCGTCTGCCGGCACGTCGACGGGCCCCTGGACGCCGCCCTGGCGAGCAGCCCACGGCTGGTCGCCGTGCTCGCCGGGATCCGTGACCCGGGCAACGCCGGTACGGTGCTGCGCACCGCCGACGCCGCGGGCGCCGCGGCGGTGGTCTTCGCCGGGGACGCGGTCGACCCGTACAACGGCAAGTGCGTGCGCGCCTCCGCCGGCAGCCTGTTCCACGTCGACGTGGTGCGGGAGCGGGAACCGGCGAGCGTGGTCGCCGCGGTGCGGGCCGCGGGGCTGACCGTGCTGGCCGCCACCGGCCACGGCGAGGACGATCTGGACGAGCTGGCCGACGCCGGCCGGCTCGCCGCACCGACCGCCTGGCTGTTCGGCACCGAGGCACACGGTTTGCCCGGTGAGCTGGCCGATGCCGCCGACGCCCGGGTGCGGGTACCGCTGCACGGGCGGGCCGAGAGCCTCAACCTCGCTGCGGCCGCGGCCGTCTGCCTGTACGCTTCGGCGAGAGCTCTGCGCTGA
- the pheS gene encoding phenylalanine--tRNA ligase subunit alpha — protein MSYRNDPYDPKQVALLDPAALAEAVAEAEKAFEAAGDPDALAVVRPAHLGDRAPVSLARREIGALPPAAKADAGKRVNEARRAVEQAYAARAEVLEREQAERVLVSEGVDVTLPYDRRPRGSRHPITVLMEQISDLFVGMGYEVAEGPEVELEWTNFDALNIPADHPARGLMDTFHIAPTEASGLVLRTHTSPVQARTMLSRTPPIYVIAPGRVYRTDELDATHAPVFHQVEGLVVDRGITMAHLRGTLDHFARAMFGPDARTRFRPHYFPFTEPSAEFDIWFPEHRNGPQWVEWGGCGIVNPRVLRACGIDPEVYSGFAFGMGVDRTVMFRHGVSDMRDMAEGDVRFTRAFGAGV, from the coding sequence ATGAGTTACCGCAACGATCCGTACGACCCGAAGCAGGTCGCCCTGCTCGACCCGGCCGCCCTGGCCGAGGCCGTGGCCGAGGCCGAGAAGGCGTTCGAGGCCGCCGGCGATCCCGACGCGCTGGCGGTCGTGCGCCCGGCGCATCTCGGTGACCGGGCCCCCGTCTCGCTGGCCCGTCGGGAGATCGGCGCGCTGCCGCCGGCCGCGAAGGCCGACGCCGGCAAGCGCGTCAACGAGGCCCGCCGTGCGGTCGAGCAGGCGTACGCCGCCCGTGCCGAGGTGCTGGAACGGGAGCAGGCCGAGCGGGTCCTGGTTTCCGAGGGCGTCGACGTGACGCTGCCGTACGACCGCCGGCCGCGCGGCTCCCGGCATCCGATCACCGTGCTGATGGAGCAGATCAGCGACCTCTTCGTCGGCATGGGCTACGAGGTGGCCGAGGGGCCCGAGGTCGAGCTGGAGTGGACCAACTTCGACGCGCTGAACATCCCCGCCGACCACCCGGCCCGCGGGCTGATGGACACCTTCCACATCGCACCCACCGAGGCGTCCGGTCTGGTGCTGCGCACCCACACCTCGCCGGTGCAGGCGCGGACGATGCTCAGCCGCACGCCGCCGATCTACGTGATCGCCCCGGGGCGGGTCTACCGCACCGACGAACTGGATGCCACCCACGCGCCGGTCTTCCACCAGGTCGAGGGCCTGGTGGTGGATCGCGGCATCACGATGGCCCACCTGCGCGGCACGCTGGACCACTTCGCCCGGGCGATGTTCGGTCCGGACGCGAGGACCCGCTTCCGGCCGCACTACTTCCCGTTCACCGAGCCGTCGGCCGAGTTCGACATCTGGTTCCCCGAGCACCGCAACGGCCCGCAGTGGGTGGAGTGGGGCGGCTGCGGCATTGTCAACCCGCGGGTGCTGCGCGCCTGCGGCATCGACCCGGAGGTCTACTCCGGCTTCGCGTTCGGTATGGGTGTCGACCGGACGGTGATGTTCCGGCACGGGGTCAGCGACATGCGGGACATGGCCGAGGGCGACGTGCGGTTCACCCGCGCGTTCGGTGCCGGGGTCTAG
- a CDS encoding YbaK/EbsC family protein translates to MEHEETYDRLIALLDENGATYRLIDHPEEGRTEIVSGYRGHQVAAAAKCMIVMVKLGKKVTKYVLAVVPGDARVDLQAIKKLFGGTYISFATPEIAERLSGCVAGTILPFPFSDELELIADPGIKAFPELFFNAARLDRSLALTTDDYLRITSPRFESIAAGTAMTV, encoded by the coding sequence ATGGAGCACGAGGAGACCTACGATCGCCTGATCGCCCTACTCGACGAGAACGGTGCCACCTACCGGCTGATCGACCACCCCGAGGAGGGCCGCACCGAGATCGTCAGCGGATATCGCGGCCACCAGGTCGCGGCTGCGGCCAAGTGCATGATCGTGATGGTCAAGCTCGGCAAGAAGGTCACGAAGTACGTCCTGGCAGTCGTCCCCGGGGATGCCCGGGTCGACCTGCAGGCGATCAAGAAGTTGTTCGGCGGCACATACATCTCCTTCGCGACGCCGGAAATCGCCGAACGGCTGTCCGGCTGTGTCGCCGGCACGATCCTGCCATTTCCCTTCAGCGATGAACTGGAACTCATCGCCGACCCGGGGATCAAGGCGTTTCCCGAGCTGTTCTTCAACGCCGCCCGGTTGGACCGGTCACTCGCACTGACCACCGACGACTACCTGCGAATCACCTCGCCGCGGTTCGAATCCATCGCGGCAGGCACCGCGATGACGGTCTGA
- a CDS encoding ABC transporter substrate-binding protein yields MVSTPRTPTLATAGIVLLAVTACTPQAQPAPMPTVSMACTKDSLSTQTPGRLTIATDEPADPPWFVDDKPDNGEGFESAVAYAVAEQLGYARDDVTWIRVRFDAAVAPGPKNFDFDINQFAVTEERKQAVDFSAPYYLVRQTVIALESSKIAGMTALADLRGAKLGARVGTTSYQAITDVVRPTAEPQVYNSNDDAKKALQNGQIDGLVVDLPTAFHITGAEIDDAVIVGQLPQVGTPEAFGLLLDKDSPLTGCVSAAVGQLSSEGILKQLEQQWLAQVAGAPELT; encoded by the coding sequence ATGGTCAGCACCCCACGCACCCCCACGCTCGCCACCGCCGGCATCGTCCTGCTCGCGGTCACCGCCTGCACGCCCCAGGCCCAGCCCGCGCCTATGCCGACCGTGTCGATGGCGTGCACCAAGGACAGCCTGTCCACCCAGACTCCGGGCAGGCTCACCATCGCCACCGACGAGCCGGCCGACCCGCCGTGGTTCGTCGACGACAAGCCCGACAACGGCGAGGGCTTCGAGTCCGCGGTGGCCTACGCGGTGGCGGAGCAGCTCGGCTACGCCCGCGACGACGTCACCTGGATCCGGGTGCGGTTCGACGCCGCCGTCGCGCCCGGGCCGAAGAACTTCGACTTCGACATCAACCAGTTCGCCGTCACCGAGGAGCGCAAGCAGGCGGTGGACTTCTCCGCCCCGTACTACCTGGTGCGGCAGACGGTGATCGCGCTGGAATCCTCCAAGATCGCTGGCATGACCGCACTGGCCGACCTGCGCGGCGCCAAGCTCGGCGCACGGGTCGGCACGACCAGCTACCAGGCGATCACCGACGTGGTGCGGCCGACGGCCGAACCCCAGGTCTACAACAGCAACGACGACGCGAAGAAGGCACTACAGAACGGGCAGATCGACGGCCTGGTGGTGGACCTGCCCACCGCGTTCCACATCACCGGCGCGGAGATCGACGACGCGGTGATCGTCGGGCAGCTGCCCCAGGTGGGCACGCCGGAGGCGTTCGGGTTGCTGTTGGACAAGGACTCCCCGCTCACCGGCTGCGTCAGCGCGGCGGTCGGGCAGCTCAGCAGCGAGGGCATACTCAAGCAGCTGGAGCAGCAGTGGCTGGCTCAGGTCGCGGGAGCGCCAGAACTCACGTGA
- the rpmI gene encoding 50S ribosomal protein L35 — protein MPKMKSHTGTGKRVRVTGKGKLMKEQANKRHLLEKKPSTRTRRLTGVVEVAKADVKRIKKLLGR, from the coding sequence ATGCCGAAGATGAAGAGCCACACGGGGACGGGCAAGCGGGTCCGCGTGACCGGTAAGGGCAAGCTCATGAAGGAGCAGGCCAACAAGCGCCACCTCCTGGAGAAGAAGCCCTCCACCCGGACCCGCCGACTGACGGGCGTGGTCGAGGTGGCCAAGGCCGATGTCAAGCGCATCAAGAAGCTGCTCGGCCGCTGA
- a CDS encoding PH domain-containing protein, giving the protein MSERELIRLRPRRIRVVCWVSAVVLVVLFAAIGTTLAGPTGNGYGTFQRGDQIAMIGLGVLFALGALLFTRPRVEADARGVRVRNVIGSYELPWEVVRGIRFDRGAPWAALELHDDDLLPVVALQAADKQLAVDGVRALRRLHQDHLAAFAERAAGRGGT; this is encoded by the coding sequence ATGAGCGAGCGCGAGCTGATCCGCCTGCGGCCCCGGCGCATCCGGGTGGTCTGCTGGGTCTCGGCGGTCGTGCTGGTGGTCCTGTTCGCGGCGATCGGCACCACGCTGGCCGGTCCGACCGGCAACGGCTACGGCACCTTCCAGCGTGGCGACCAGATCGCCATGATCGGGCTCGGCGTCCTGTTCGCCCTGGGCGCCCTGCTCTTCACCCGTCCCCGGGTGGAGGCGGACGCGCGGGGCGTGCGGGTCCGCAACGTGATCGGCTCGTACGAGTTGCCCTGGGAGGTGGTCCGGGGCATCCGGTTCGACCGGGGTGCTCCGTGGGCCGCCCTGGAACTGCACGACGACGACCTGCTGCCGGTGGTCGCGCTCCAGGCCGCCGACAAGCAGCTCGCCGTCGACGGGGTGCGCGCTCTGCGCCGGTTGCACCAGGACCACCTGGCCGCGTTCGCCGAGCGGGCCGCCGGCCGCGGGGGCACCTGA
- the argB gene encoding acetylglutamate kinase, giving the protein MSANLTSDLALAQAKAATLIETLPWLARFSGSTVVVKYGGNAMIDPELQRAFAADMVFLRYVGLKPVVVHGGGPQISAMLGRLGIDSEFRGGLRVTTPEAMDVVRMVLFGQVGRELVGLINAHGPFAVGLSGEDAGLFTAVRRPGYVDGQPVDIGQVGDVESVDTSAVDDLIGAGRIPVISSVAPDADGVLHNLNADTAAAALAVALRARKLVVLTDVAGLYANWPDVSSLVSEITADDLAKLLPSLESGMVPKMEACLRAVSGGVPAAHVVDGRVAHSTLLEVFTSEGFGTMVIPS; this is encoded by the coding sequence ATGAGCGCGAACCTGACCTCCGATCTCGCCCTCGCCCAGGCCAAGGCCGCCACGCTGATCGAGACACTGCCCTGGCTGGCCCGGTTCTCCGGCTCCACGGTCGTGGTCAAGTACGGCGGTAACGCCATGATCGACCCGGAGTTGCAGCGGGCCTTCGCCGCCGACATGGTGTTCCTGCGCTACGTGGGCCTCAAGCCGGTCGTGGTGCACGGCGGAGGACCGCAGATCTCGGCCATGCTCGGCCGGCTGGGCATCGACAGCGAGTTCCGGGGCGGTCTGCGGGTGACCACCCCGGAGGCGATGGACGTCGTCCGGATGGTGCTGTTCGGGCAGGTCGGTCGGGAACTGGTCGGGCTGATCAACGCGCACGGCCCGTTCGCGGTCGGCCTCTCCGGCGAGGACGCCGGGTTGTTCACCGCCGTGCGGCGGCCCGGATACGTGGACGGGCAACCGGTCGACATCGGCCAGGTCGGCGACGTCGAGTCGGTGGACACCTCGGCCGTGGACGACCTGATCGGCGCGGGCCGGATCCCGGTGATCTCCAGCGTGGCGCCGGACGCCGACGGGGTGCTGCACAACCTGAACGCCGACACCGCCGCCGCCGCGCTCGCCGTCGCCCTGCGGGCCCGCAAGCTGGTGGTGCTCACCGACGTGGCCGGTCTCTACGCGAACTGGCCCGACGTCTCCAGCCTGGTCAGCGAGATCACCGCCGACGACCTGGCCAAGCTGCTGCCGTCGCTGGAGTCGGGCATGGTGCCCAAGATGGAGGCCTGCCTGCGGGCCGTCAGCGGCGGAGTGCCCGCCGCGCACGTCGTCGACGGTCGGGTCGCCCACTCCACCCTGTTGGAAGTGTTCACGTCGGAAGGCTTCGGAACCATGGTGATCCCGTCGTGA
- the argC gene encoding N-acetyl-gamma-glutamyl-phosphate reductase — protein sequence MGIRVAVAGASGYAGGELLRLLAGHPEFDLVAATAHSQAGQRLDAVHPQLTGLDLTLAATTPDVLAEADLVFLALPHGESAAIAAHLPDGVRVVDLGADHRLVDSDAWTRYYGGPHAGAWTYGLPELPGQRELIAGAARVASTGCYAATISLALAPLIAAGAARPADVVVVAASGASGAGRAAKPHLLASEVMGDLSPYKVGAHQHVPEIKQATGATGLSFTPVLAPMPRGILATVTALPTGAADPRAVLAEAYADAPFVHLLPEGRWPHTAATLGSNSCHLQAGVDVDSGRLIVVAALDNLGKGAAGQAVQNANLMFALPETTGLSVWGVTP from the coding sequence ATGGGGATTCGGGTCGCGGTCGCCGGGGCGAGTGGCTACGCCGGCGGTGAACTGCTGCGCCTGCTCGCCGGGCATCCCGAGTTCGACCTGGTCGCCGCGACCGCGCACAGCCAGGCCGGGCAGCGGCTCGACGCGGTGCATCCCCAGCTCACCGGGCTGGACCTGACTCTCGCCGCGACCACACCCGACGTGCTGGCCGAGGCCGACCTGGTCTTCCTCGCCCTGCCGCACGGCGAGTCCGCCGCCATCGCGGCGCACCTGCCCGACGGTGTCCGGGTCGTCGACCTCGGTGCGGATCACCGGCTCGTCGACAGCGACGCGTGGACCCGCTACTACGGCGGCCCGCACGCCGGCGCGTGGACCTACGGCCTGCCTGAGCTGCCCGGCCAGCGTGAACTGATCGCCGGCGCGGCCCGGGTGGCCAGCACCGGCTGCTACGCCGCGACGATCAGCCTGGCGCTGGCCCCGCTGATCGCCGCCGGTGCCGCCCGGCCGGCCGACGTGGTGGTCGTCGCCGCCTCCGGCGCCTCCGGCGCCGGCCGGGCCGCCAAGCCGCACCTGCTGGCCAGCGAGGTGATGGGGGACCTGTCGCCCTACAAGGTCGGCGCGCACCAGCACGTGCCCGAGATCAAGCAGGCCACCGGCGCGACCGGGCTGTCCTTCACCCCGGTGCTCGCGCCGATGCCCCGCGGCATCCTGGCCACGGTGACCGCGCTGCCGACCGGCGCGGCCGACCCCCGTGCGGTGCTCGCCGAGGCGTACGCGGACGCCCCGTTCGTGCATCTGCTGCCCGAGGGGCGCTGGCCGCACACCGCCGCGACGCTGGGCAGCAACTCGTGCCACCTACAGGCGGGCGTCGACGTCGACTCCGGCCGGCTGATCGTGGTCGCCGCCCTGGACAACCTCGGCAAGGGCGCCGCGGGTCAGGCGGTGCAGAACGCCAACCTGATGTTCGCCCTGCCCGAGACCACGGGCCTTTCGGTTTGGGGGGTCACGCCGTGA
- a CDS encoding phosphoribosyl-ATP diphosphatase has translation MKTFEELFAELQAKAAAGTPGSGTVAALEKGVHFVGKKVVEEAAESWMAAEHEGPERTAEEISQLLYQVQVLMLASGLELKDVYRHL, from the coding sequence GTGAAGACGTTCGAGGAGTTGTTCGCGGAGTTGCAGGCCAAGGCCGCGGCCGGCACCCCCGGCTCGGGCACGGTCGCCGCGTTGGAGAAGGGCGTGCACTTCGTCGGGAAGAAGGTCGTCGAGGAGGCGGCCGAGTCGTGGATGGCCGCCGAGCACGAGGGGCCGGAGCGCACCGCCGAGGAGATCTCCCAACTGCTCTACCAGGTCCAGGTGCTGATGCTGGCCAGCGGTCTCGAACTGAAGGACGTCTACCGACATCTGTGA
- a CDS encoding DMT family transporter, with amino-acid sequence MQAPRGTTSAPPEPAASIPPPAGPVRPATKGALLWSDLSILLVAIIWGSSYVVMQTVGEHVPAAAFLALRFLTALPVVLLLAARSLRRLNRMELITGAAFGTMLYGILMLETVGVRYTSAANAGFLITVSVVLVPVLERFVSRRTQSPVVYIATVAALLGCALLLLHDGIQLRSGDLIILAAAMIRAVQITLFGRHVRGQSIQNLTAVQFVVVIVLAGSTSVLTGDPVWSVAGDVDGRSWLLIAYLGVLGTAFAFFVQLRSARLSSSTRVGLVLCTEPIFATIFAIVAAGESLGLVQALGGLLLVGSALVGRAVESSGRQPAAGVAPDGSVSGHVRRPIPENGPRDDSR; translated from the coding sequence ATGCAAGCACCTAGGGGCACCACGTCGGCGCCGCCCGAGCCGGCAGCCAGCATCCCACCTCCTGCCGGGCCTGTCCGCCCCGCGACCAAGGGCGCCCTGCTGTGGTCGGATCTGTCGATCCTGCTCGTGGCGATCATCTGGGGCTCCAGCTACGTCGTGATGCAGACCGTCGGGGAACACGTGCCGGCTGCGGCGTTCCTGGCGTTGCGCTTCCTCACCGCGCTTCCGGTGGTGCTCCTGCTGGCCGCTCGGTCGCTGCGTCGGTTGAACCGGATGGAGCTGATCACAGGCGCGGCCTTCGGCACGATGCTCTACGGCATCCTCATGCTGGAGACGGTGGGTGTGCGGTACACATCCGCGGCCAACGCCGGCTTTCTCATCACCGTTTCGGTGGTGCTGGTGCCCGTGTTGGAGCGATTCGTCAGCCGGAGGACGCAATCCCCGGTGGTATACATCGCCACGGTCGCGGCCCTTCTCGGTTGCGCTTTGCTGTTGCTGCACGACGGCATTCAGCTGCGGTCCGGTGACTTGATCATCCTGGCTGCCGCGATGATCCGAGCTGTTCAGATCACGCTCTTCGGCCGGCACGTACGGGGCCAGTCGATTCAGAACCTCACCGCGGTCCAGTTCGTGGTGGTGATCGTGCTGGCGGGATCCACCTCGGTGCTCACGGGGGACCCGGTGTGGTCGGTGGCCGGGGATGTCGACGGCCGATCGTGGCTGCTCATCGCCTATCTCGGTGTACTCGGCACCGCCTTCGCCTTCTTCGTGCAGCTGCGTTCGGCAAGGCTCTCCAGCTCCACCCGGGTCGGGCTGGTGTTGTGTACCGAGCCGATCTTCGCGACGATCTTCGCGATCGTCGCGGCTGGCGAGTCGCTCGGCCTCGTCCAGGCGCTCGGTGGCTTGCTGCTGGTCGGGTCGGCGCTCGTCGGGCGGGCTGTCGAGAGTTCCGGGCGCCAGCCTGCGGCCGGCGTGGCACCAGACGGTAGCGTGTCTGGGCACGTTCGCCGACCAATACCCGAGAATGGACCCCGTGACGACAGCCGCTGA
- the argJ gene encoding bifunctional glutamate N-acetyltransferase/amino-acid acetyltransferase ArgJ has translation MSVTVPRGFRAAGVAAGLKSSGAPDVALVVNDGPDAGVAGVFTNNRVKAAPVLWTQQVVRGGVVRAVVLNSGGANACTGPAGFQDTHATAEHTAATLTSSSPRRMLGAGEVAVCSTGLIGERLPMPALLHGVRAAVRGLSPAGGPAAAEAIMTTDTRPKTTVVNGEGWTVGGMAKGAGMLAPAMATMLCVLTTDAVAGPESLDAALRAATRVTLDRVDSDGCLSTNDTVLLLASGASGIAPSEAELTDAVTAACHDLAQQLLADAEGATKQITIDVVGAATEDEAVEVGRAVARNNLVKTALFGNDPNWGRILAAVGTTAAAFDPDALDVAVNGIWVCRSGAAAEDRSKVDLTGRDVTIRIDLHAGTAAATVWTNDLSHAYVHENSAYST, from the coding sequence ATGAGCGTCACCGTGCCCCGCGGGTTCCGGGCGGCCGGGGTGGCCGCCGGGCTCAAGAGCAGTGGTGCCCCCGACGTGGCGCTGGTGGTCAACGACGGTCCCGACGCCGGCGTCGCCGGGGTCTTCACCAACAACCGGGTCAAGGCCGCGCCGGTGCTCTGGACCCAGCAGGTCGTCCGCGGCGGCGTGGTCCGGGCGGTGGTGCTCAACTCCGGTGGCGCCAACGCCTGCACCGGGCCGGCCGGCTTCCAGGACACCCACGCCACCGCCGAGCACACCGCCGCCACGCTCACCTCCAGCAGTCCGCGCCGGATGCTCGGCGCGGGCGAGGTGGCGGTCTGCTCCACCGGCCTGATCGGCGAGCGGCTGCCGATGCCCGCACTGCTGCACGGCGTGCGCGCCGCCGTGCGCGGGCTCTCGCCCGCCGGTGGGCCCGCCGCCGCCGAGGCGATCATGACTACGGACACCCGGCCGAAGACCACCGTGGTGAACGGTGAGGGCTGGACGGTCGGCGGCATGGCCAAGGGCGCCGGCATGCTGGCCCCGGCCATGGCCACCATGCTCTGCGTGCTCACCACCGACGCGGTGGCCGGCCCCGAGTCGCTCGACGCCGCGCTGCGGGCCGCCACCCGGGTCACCCTCGACCGGGTCGACTCCGACGGCTGCCTGTCGACCAACGACACGGTGTTGCTGCTGGCCAGCGGGGCGTCCGGCATCGCGCCGAGCGAGGCAGAGCTGACCGACGCGGTCACCGCCGCCTGCCACGACCTCGCCCAGCAACTACTCGCCGACGCCGAAGGGGCCACCAAGCAGATCACCATCGACGTCGTCGGTGCCGCCACCGAGGACGAGGCGGTCGAGGTGGGTCGGGCGGTGGCCCGCAACAACCTGGTGAAGACCGCACTGTTCGGCAACGACCCGAACTGGGGACGGATCCTCGCCGCCGTCGGCACCACCGCCGCCGCGTTCGACCCGGACGCGCTCGACGTCGCCGTCAACGGCATCTGGGTCTGCCGGTCGGGTGCGGCGGCCGAGGACCGGTCGAAGGTCGACCTCACCGGCCGGGACGTCACCATCCGGATCGACCTGCATGCCGGCACCGCCGCGGCGACGGTGTGGACCAACGACCTTTCGCACGCCTACGTGCACGAGAACTCGGCCTACTCGACATGA
- a CDS encoding helix-turn-helix domain-containing protein produces the protein MTTAAESFGTTAAGMGAAVGREVRRFREARRMSVSELARRADVSKGTLSRLEAGLGNPTIETIAAIAVALRLPLGDLIPTSVPSAPSLQRGTPAPDYSRQEMLQRIGPGVLTEIWRVRIQQPGNFVESPAHAAGTVEYLLVSRGVLRAGPVDALHEAGAGDFLVFSADVPHRYEVVHGPAEASLVMTYPAMNVSVAGGAAHTGAA, from the coding sequence GTGACGACAGCCGCTGAGAGCTTCGGGACCACCGCGGCCGGGATGGGAGCCGCGGTCGGTAGGGAAGTCCGTCGCTTCCGGGAGGCCCGCCGGATGTCGGTCTCCGAGCTTGCTCGGCGGGCGGATGTGAGCAAGGGGACACTCTCCCGACTCGAGGCCGGCCTCGGCAACCCGACCATCGAGACCATCGCGGCGATCGCCGTTGCCCTGCGGTTGCCGCTCGGCGACCTCATACCGACCTCGGTGCCGAGCGCACCGAGCCTGCAGCGGGGCACCCCGGCCCCGGACTACAGCCGACAAGAGATGTTGCAGCGCATCGGCCCCGGCGTCCTCACCGAGATCTGGCGGGTACGCATCCAACAACCCGGGAATTTCGTGGAGAGTCCGGCGCACGCGGCCGGAACGGTGGAATACCTGCTCGTCAGCCGCGGAGTGTTGCGGGCCGGACCGGTCGATGCGCTACACGAGGCGGGCGCCGGCGATTTCCTGGTGTTCTCGGCCGATGTGCCGCATCGGTACGAGGTGGTGCACGGGCCAGCCGAGGCGAGCCTCGTAATGACGTACCCGGCGATGAACGTGAGCGTCGCGGGCGGGGCCGCGCACACCGGTGCGGCCTGA